Proteins from a single region of Oncorhynchus tshawytscha isolate Ot180627B linkage group LG03, Otsh_v2.0, whole genome shotgun sequence:
- the LOC112229642 gene encoding membrane progestin receptor delta produces MQWEPGPGEGAQAPAFDCPVWCVLCQGCRARLREACQRGRGAIRLPTDMLSIKLPQLFDIHQVPKVFREDGIISGYRHPQSSALDCILSSFQMTNETVNIWTHFLPTWYFLWRFSVLCSTLNFLSESYTWPLLVYMLLICVYPFTSSCAHTFSTMSPEARHICYFFDYGALSLYSLGCAITYSSYVMPDCWINSWLHQHFVPIAICNTLFCTSLSCYSRFLEMQFPHRSKILRTGAFVFPFIFDNIPLFYRLLLCCGGSCCHSEALPSHCYHLLFAFLTCFLFASHLPERLAPGRFDYFGHSHQLFHICAVVGTHFQMEAVLADMTSRRAWLIAQAAVPSFLSTLGALVLGIILNLGIIGIFSAPLLWNPHHSANHPLTPPTKRKDQ; encoded by the exons ATGCAATGGGAACCAGGGCCTGGAGAGGGGGCACAGGCCCCAGCATTTGACTGCCCAGTCTGGTGTGTCCTCTGCCAAGGATGTAGGGCTAGGCTCAGGGAGGCCtgccagagagggaggggggccaTCAGACTGCCCACAGACATGCTTAGCATCAAACTCCCCCAGCTCTTTGACATCCACCAAGTCCCCAAG GTGTTCCGGGAGGATGGCATCATCTCGGGATACCGTCACCCCCAAAGCTCCGCCCTGGACTGCATCCTTAGCAGCTTCCAGATGACCAATGAGACCGTCAACATCTGGACCCACTTCCTGCCCACATG GTACTTCCTGTGGCGCTTCAGTGTCCTGTGCTCCACACTGAACTTCCTGTCGGAGAGCTACACCTGGCCGCTGCTGGTGTACATGCTGCTAATCTGCGTGTACCCCTTCACCTCCAGCTGTGCCCACACCTTCAGCACCATGTCCCCCGAGGCACGCCACATCTGCTACTTCTTCGACTACGGCGCCCTCAGCCTCTACAGCCTGG GTTGTGCCATAACTTATAGCTCCTATGTGATGCCTGACTGCTGGATCAACAGCTGGCTGCACCAACACTTTGTGCCCATCGCCATCTGCAACACACTATTCTGCACGAGCCTGTCCTGCTATTCTAG ATTCCTGGAGATGCAGTTTCCACACCGGAGTAAAATTCTCCGGACAGGGGCATTTGTCTTTCCATTCATCTTTGACAACATCCCTCTATTTTACAGA ctgctgTTGTGCTGCGGGGGCAGCTGCTGTCACAGTGAGGCCCTGCCCAGTCACTGTTACCACCTCCTCTTCGCCTTCCTCACCTGCTTCCTGTTTGCCTCACACCTCCCAGAGAGGCTGGCCCCGGGGCGCTTTGACTACTTTG gtcaCAGTCACCAGCTTTTCCACATCTGTGCCGTGGTGGGTACCCACTTCCAGATGGAGGCGGTGCTAGCAGATATGACCTCACGCAGGGCGTGGCTCATCGCCCAGGCGGCCGTACCCTCCTTCCTGAGTACCCTGGGGGCACTGGTCCTCGGCATCATCCTCAACCTAGGCATCATTGGCATCTTCAGTGCACCTCTGCTGTGGAACCCTCATCACAGTGCCAACCACCCACTGACGCCACCCACGAAACGCAAGGACCAGTGA